In the Ostrinia nubilalis chromosome 15, ilOstNubi1.1, whole genome shotgun sequence genome, one interval contains:
- the LOC135078802 gene encoding PI-PLC X domain-containing protein 3 isoform X2, translated as MEDSSAQIINLEYWMKSLPEPLKNVPLIYLAIPGSHDSMTFGINRSSELAPDAEPILHRLFPLFRGTILRWTITQATDTMQQLLIGIRYFDLRLATKKDTDKFYFTHGLYADEISKGLNQVKSFIDSHPGEVVILDFQHFYGFQPEDHQKLMRYLLNLYGPRLVPRQMDLQRITLNSLERLRQQVVVVYRHQSVYATDEFWQPQMMPSPWPQKDTVDDLLHFLTNVRRHPGMGFVHQAVLTPTPRFIVFRWRSTLRDKCAAPVKDEILPKLAKDFEPGPPLAQIAGARTPVNVVIADFVEMEDAIFPRTIIQMNLKLLKNTDQVYHNHG; from the exons ATGGAGGATAGTTCTGCTCAAATTATCAATTTGGAATACTGGATGAAAAGTCTACCAGAGCCGTTGAAGAATGTACCACTTATCTACTTGGCTATCCCAG GTAGTCACGACTCGATGACATTTGGCATCAACAGATCAAGTGAACTCGCTCCCGATGCAGAACCAATCCTCCACCGACTGTTTCCTCTCTTCCGAGGTACGATCTTACGCTGGACCATAACACAGGCCACTGATACCATGCAGCAACTCCTTATAGGCATTAG ATACTTTGACTTGAGGCTTGCAACAAAAAAAGACACGGATAAGTTCTACTTTACTCATGGGTTGTATGCTGACGAAATATCGAAAGGATTGAATCAAGTCAAAAGTTTTATTGACTCACATCCTGGAGAG GTGGTGATATTGGACTTCCAGCACTTCTATGGGTTCCAGCCTGAAGACCACCAGAAGTTAATGCGATATTTACTCAACTTATATGGTCCTCGATTGGTCCCGAGGCAAATGGATCTCCAAAGGATCACCCTCAACTCACTCGAACGCCTTAGGCAACAA GTAGTTGTCGTGTACCGCCACCAATCGGTATACGCGACAGATGAGTTCTGGCAGCCGCAGATGATGCCCTCACCCTGGCCGCAGAAGGATACCGTGGATGACCTGTTACACTTCCTCACGAATGTCAGACGCCACCCTGGCATGGGATTCGTGCATCAGGCCGTACTCACGCCGACGCCTAGGTTCATTGTGTTTAG ATGGAGATCTACTTTACGGGACAAGTGTGCTGCTCCTGTAAAAGACGAAATCCTACCAAAACTGGCCAAGGACTTCGAACCAGGGCCTCCTCTCGCTCAAATCGCCGGCGCACGTACGCCAGTCAACGTCGTTATAGCGGACTTCGTCGAAATGGAAGATGCAATCTTCCCCAGAACTATCATACAAATGAATCTAAAACTCCTGAAGAATACAGATCAAGTTTATCATAACCACGGGTGA
- the LOC135078802 gene encoding PI-PLC X domain-containing protein 3 isoform X1 — MSVCGVKKMKFGVVLFFTVAAITMEDSSAQIINLEYWMKSLPEPLKNVPLIYLAIPGSHDSMTFGINRSSELAPDAEPILHRLFPLFRGTILRWTITQATDTMQQLLIGIRYFDLRLATKKDTDKFYFTHGLYADEISKGLNQVKSFIDSHPGEVVILDFQHFYGFQPEDHQKLMRYLLNLYGPRLVPRQMDLQRITLNSLERLRQQVVVVYRHQSVYATDEFWQPQMMPSPWPQKDTVDDLLHFLTNVRRHPGMGFVHQAVLTPTPRFIVFRWRSTLRDKCAAPVKDEILPKLAKDFEPGPPLAQIAGARTPVNVVIADFVEMEDAIFPRTIIQMNLKLLKNTDQVYHNHG; from the exons TAGCTGCAATCACCATGGAGGATAGTTCTGCTCAAATTATCAATTTGGAATACTGGATGAAAAGTCTACCAGAGCCGTTGAAGAATGTACCACTTATCTACTTGGCTATCCCAG GTAGTCACGACTCGATGACATTTGGCATCAACAGATCAAGTGAACTCGCTCCCGATGCAGAACCAATCCTCCACCGACTGTTTCCTCTCTTCCGAGGTACGATCTTACGCTGGACCATAACACAGGCCACTGATACCATGCAGCAACTCCTTATAGGCATTAG ATACTTTGACTTGAGGCTTGCAACAAAAAAAGACACGGATAAGTTCTACTTTACTCATGGGTTGTATGCTGACGAAATATCGAAAGGATTGAATCAAGTCAAAAGTTTTATTGACTCACATCCTGGAGAG GTGGTGATATTGGACTTCCAGCACTTCTATGGGTTCCAGCCTGAAGACCACCAGAAGTTAATGCGATATTTACTCAACTTATATGGTCCTCGATTGGTCCCGAGGCAAATGGATCTCCAAAGGATCACCCTCAACTCACTCGAACGCCTTAGGCAACAA GTAGTTGTCGTGTACCGCCACCAATCGGTATACGCGACAGATGAGTTCTGGCAGCCGCAGATGATGCCCTCACCCTGGCCGCAGAAGGATACCGTGGATGACCTGTTACACTTCCTCACGAATGTCAGACGCCACCCTGGCATGGGATTCGTGCATCAGGCCGTACTCACGCCGACGCCTAGGTTCATTGTGTTTAG ATGGAGATCTACTTTACGGGACAAGTGTGCTGCTCCTGTAAAAGACGAAATCCTACCAAAACTGGCCAAGGACTTCGAACCAGGGCCTCCTCTCGCTCAAATCGCCGGCGCACGTACGCCAGTCAACGTCGTTATAGCGGACTTCGTCGAAATGGAAGATGCAATCTTCCCCAGAACTATCATACAAATGAATCTAAAACTCCTGAAGAATACAGATCAAGTTTATCATAACCACGGGTGA